The following DNA comes from Picosynechococcus sp. PCC 7003.
TTTTGGAGCGGCTCCACAGGGGCGAACTAGACATCGTTGTCGGTACCCAACAACTCCTCGGCAAGGATGTGCAATTTAAGGATCTAGGCTTGCTCGTAGTCGATGAAGAACAACGCTTTGGGGTGAATCAAAAGGAAAAAATCAAAGCCCTCAAAACGAAGGTTGATGTTTTGACGTTGTCCGCAACCCCGATTCCGCGAACCCTGTATATGTCCCTGTCCGGTATTCGGGAAATGAGTTTAATCACGACGCCACCGCCCTCCCGTCGCCCGATCCAAACCCATGTGTCTCGCCATAACCCCGAAATTATCCGCACTGCCATTCGCAACGAATTAGACCGGGGCGGACAAATTTTCTATGTGGTGCCCCGTGTCGAAGGGATTGAGACCATTGCCACCCAATTACAAGAAATGATTCCCTCGGCGCGGGTGGCGATCGCCCATGGGCAGATGAACGAAGCCGATCTCGAAACGACGATGTTGACCTTTAATAACGGCGAGGCGGATATTCTTCTCTGTACGACTATCGTTGAGTCTGGACTCGATATTCCTCGGGTGAACACGATTATCGTTGAAGATGCCCAAAAATTCGGTCTTTCCCAACTCTATCAACTGCGCGGTCGGGTGGGACGTTCCGGCATCCAGGCCCATGCGTGGCTCCTTTATCCCAGCCAAGGAGACCTCACCGAAAAAGCCCGAAAACGGCTGCGGGCCTTGCAAGAGTTTAGTCAACTGGGTTCTGGCTATCAATTGGCGATGCGGGATATGGAAATTCGCGGGGTGGGTAATCTCCTGGGGGCAGAACAGTCCGGGCAAATGGAGGCCATTGGTTTTGATCTATACGTAGAAATGCTCCAGGATTGCATTAGTGAAATTCGCGGCCAGGAAATTCCCCAGGTGGATAATTGCCAGGTGGATCTACGGCTCACGGCCTTTATTCCGAGTAACTACATCACCGATGGTGACCAAAAACTTGATGCCTATCGTCTGATTACCCAGGCCAACTCCAAACCGGAACTGATGCAAATTGCCGCCGATTGGGGCGATCGCTACGGTAAATTACCCTCCTCTGTCGAACAACTGCTCCAGGTCATTGAGCTAAAGATGATTGCCAAGTCCCTCGGATTCTCGCGCATTAAACCCGAAGGCAAACAAAATATCGTCCTCGAAACGCCCATGGAGGAACCCGCCTGGCAGCGCTTCGCCGAAAAGTTACCATCCCATCTCCAGTCCCGCTTTGTGTACACCTCCAAAAAAGTGACGGTGCGGGGTCTAGGGGCAATAAAGCCCCAACAACAATTGGATAGCCTCATCGAGTGGCTCGGCAGAATGCAAGGAGTGTTAGAGGAAGCCGGGGTATAACAGAACCATCAAAGCAACCGAAATTTTCAAGCGTAATGGAGAAAATCAATGGTGTTTAACAAATACTTCGTCCATGGCTATAAAGTGCTGGTTTTACTTGGGCTAATGTTATTTTGTCTGACCCCAGCGGCGATCGCCTTACCGGTACCGGCCCAGCAACCCCTCCAGGAAATGCAGATCCATTTAGGCACAGCCAGCGGCGCCCTAAGATTTGTCCCTGACCAGTTGGAATTTGTCGCCGGCCAACGCTACAAATTGCTGCTCGACAATCCCAGTAATCAAAAACACTATTTCACAGCTAAAGATTTTGCCGACACCAGTTGGACCCAAAAGGTAGAAGCGGGCAAGGTGGAAGTGAAAGGGGCAATCCACGAACTAGAACTCAAACCGGGGGCGATCGCCGAATGGATTTTAATTCCCCAAAAGACCGGCAAGTTTGAACTGCATTGTTCTGTACCCGGCCATGCCGCTGCGGGGATGGTCGGCACCATCCAGGTCATCGCTGGTGCATAAAAAAAACCCCCTCAAACCAAGAGGGAGCCGTAGGGGATAGTTGTGGACAATTTTCAAAAAAATTTAACTGGGCACCAGGGGCGGTTTTAGACAGCTTCGAGGTCTTTTTCCCCGGTCCGAATCCGGACGATTTGATCCACGGGAGAAATGAAGATTTTCCCGTCGCCGATTTCCCCAGTCCGGGCGGCCGCAACAATTTTGTCAACGACTGCATCCACTTGATCATCATCGATGACGATCTCAATCTTGAGCTTTTGGAGAAATTCAACGGTGTACTCAGAACCGCGATATCTTTCTGTTTGTCCTTTTTGGCGACCGAAACCGCGAACTTCAGAAACGGTCATGCCGACGATGCCTGCATTGACGAGGGCGATTTTGACTTCATCGAGTTTGAAGGGACGAATAATGGCTTCTACTTTTTTCATTGAAGTGATGACTCCTCTTAAATAGTCTGAAAATAATGAAAAATAATGGATTAAGTGCGTGAGCTACCTTGTTTTAGCATCACAGGTAAAAAGATATCGTTAGATTCAAGACAATTGTACAGGCTAAATTTTGCTGTCCTCGATTTTTGGTGCATTCCTTAACCATGTTTCGACGGCTAACGGTAGGCCACAACGCTGACGGGTTGAGGGATTGATCGCCACATGGCGAGTGAGGGCCGTGGCCAGGGGCGATTCTGTTGGGGAGTCGTGATTTTCCGTAAAAATCCGGTAAGAAATCTTAAATTGACTAGAATTTTCAGGTTCTGGGTAGAGCTCAATGTCTAGGCGATCGCCCCAGATGATGGGCCGAAAAAAATCGATGGCACTGTGGACAATGGGCAGGGCAACTGTTCCCTCCCGGAGCAACCCAGACCAATCCATCCCACTCTCCGTGAGGCACATCTCATAGGCTTCATGGCAAATGTGGAGAAGCCGCGCAAAATAGACCACCCCGGCGGCATCGGTATCTGCCAAATGAATGGTTCGTTGATAAGCGTAAGCCATAAACTTCGATTCCGAAATCTCTATGGGACAATAAAAGCGTTGTGCCGCAAAAATGACGATGTCTGCTCCAGGCCCCTACCAAAGTAAACTCTTTAACTTTCTCAATCGTCAATCGATCCAGTGGGGAAACCGACTGACCCAGGCCGCCCGTCGCCTCAAAATCACCGTGGAGTGGGGCAGCCAGATCGCCTTGTATCCTTTGTATTTACTCGTGCAAACTAGTCGCGTCGCGGTACGTCAAATTGCCGCCGCCCAAACGGAACGCAAACGCCTTACCCTCGCAGAAGCCGCTACCCAAACGCCAGATTTTCCCCTCAGCACTGCTGAAAGTGAAGGCACAACTCAGCCCCCCCTCCAGGGGATTGCCTGCGACCTCACAACCCAAGACATTTTATTTATTGATCAAGACAATCACACCGTCGAACCCCACCAATCCCAAACGGAACTGCAACGACAAATTAGTTTTCATCTAGGCAGCGTTAACTATCAAAAAAGACAGCAGCATCTCGCGAGTCAAGCGCCAAATCCCCGGATTTTACCCCCGGTTCACGGCCATAACCCCCGGCTTTTGGCCCCGGTGCGTTGGTTGATGCAGGGCTTGAGTTGGCTGGAGCAAAGTCCGGTGGCGATCGCCATTGATCTATTCGGTGAGTCCCACTGGCACACGGCGGTGGTGCCCCCCGAAATTTATTCGCCCCAGTTGTTACCCCCTTTACCCCTTGCCCCAGTGCTTAAGCCCCTGGATCAACGGCTAGCCCAGTTAGAACAGCGGGTTCTCGCACCCACGGTTCCTGCCGAAGCTCTACCACCCCTGCAGCGGTTTTTCCGTAACTGGTTTAAGATCCAACCCACCACCAGTGCCATTACCGCCCCTGACCCTGTTGTCACCCCGAAGCCCTGGCTGACCTGGGCTGATCTCTTCCAGGCCAAAGCAAAGTCTTCCGAGGTTGCGGATCCAGCGAATCTCAATTTGCCTCAGGCCCCACTAACGCCGCTGCCGCCATTGGTAACAACTTTAAATCAACCGATTTCTAGCCCTGAATCAGGGGCGATCGCCACAGTCGAAGCCCAGACCCAGAGCCTAACACGACCAGATGTGCCGCCAAGTTCTACGGAGATCGAAGCCAAACCGGAATGGATTGAAACGGAGGCCCTCAGCGTTGGCTATGAGCAACATTTCTTGGAGCGACTTTTAAAAGCGCTGGATCACCTTTTGGCTTGGGTCGAACATACGGCCAGCCAACTTTTTAAAAAGCTGAATCAATTGAGGAAATAGACAAAACTCAGTCAATGGCGTTGCAACAGACAGGTGTCGTCAGGATCGATGGCCCAACAGGCTAAAATTGGAGTGTTTTCAAGAACATTGGCAGTGGCAGACTATGGTGGCGATCGCGCTTGTGGGTAAAGGACTTAAAAGTATCGGCTTAGGTGCATTGGCCCTGGCGTCTGGAGTCGTAATTATTACCCTGCAACAGTTTCGCCTTGATAGTTTGCAACAGGGCACCGATTTAACTCCAGAAATTGTCGAGCGTCAGGCAAAAACAGAAGCGGCCAGTTTAGACCTGTGGCAACAACTGCCCACCTACGGTTACGACAATTTAGTTTCAGACTGGGTTTTTCTACGGTTTTTACAATATTTTGGGGACGATGAGGCGCGGAGATTGGGCGACTATCGCCTCAGTGCTGATTATTTCGAGGTGATTGTCGATCTCGACCCTTGGTTTAAGGAAGGGTATTACTATCTATCAGGGAGCAGTTCCCTCTATGCTGGCACCCCGGATCGCACCGTCGAGCTATTAAATCGCGGCCTAGCCCAGATGACCCCCACTGTCCCGGATCAAAGTTTTTATCTCTGGCGCATGAAGGCCATTGACGAGCATCTTTTCCTCGGTGATATCCCAGCGGCCATTCAATCCTATAAAACGGCGGCGGCCTGGGCTGCCTACTACGATGACCCCGAAAGTCACAATGCCCAACAACGCTCTGAGGCCAGTGTTGCCTTTTTGGAACGGGATCCCCGCAGTATTATGGCGCGGGTAACGGCTTGGTCGTCGATTTTAGGTCAGGCGCGGGATGTGGAAACCCAGAGACGGGCGATCGCCGAGCTAGAGGCCATGGGGGTAATTGTTCGCATTGATGAAAATGGTCGTCCTCGCTTTGAGGTACCGCCGGAGATCCTAGAGGCGGAAAAAGAAGCGTTCCAAATTGAGGAAGATTAGCCTTGAGATGACCCGGAAAATTCAGCAAAGCACCGCTGGAATACTTCAATAAATCCTTGGATCTGTCGGGGACTATGGGTCGCCATTACCGATACGCGGATGCGACTGGTGGGTACTGTTGGGGGACGAATGGCGGGGGCAAAAAAACCAGCGGCCAAAAGGCGATCGCCCATGGTTAGCGCTTGCTGGGGATTAGCGAGGCCAAAACAAAGTACCGCCGACTCAGAAGGCACCAATTCGTGGTTGCCGAGGGCGCTTTTTAACTGACGAATATTTTCCCAGAGTTGCTGTCGCCGTTGGGGTTCTGCCTGCAAAATATGAATCGCTGCGAGGGCCGCCGCCGTATCCGCCGGGGAGAGTCCGGTAGTATAAATCCAGGTCGGGGCCCGGTTACGGAGAAAATCAATCAGAGCTTTACTGCCCGCCACATAGCCGCCGAGACTGCCCAGGGCTTTGCTGAGGGTGCCCACTTGAATAAGCGGTTGCTGGGTACAGTGAAAATGTTCCACGGCTCCAGCGCCTTTGTTGCCCAAAACCCCAGTCCCATGGGCCTCGTCCACGAGTAACATAGCGGAAAATTCCTTGGCGATCGCCAGTAATTCGGGCAGTAAACACAGATCACCATCCATACTAAAAACGCTATCGGTGGTGATCAGACAACGGCGGTAGTTATGCCGATGGGCTTCGAGGAGCTGGCGTAACCCATCTAAATCGTTGTGGTCATATTCCAACACCGTGGCACCGCTTAATTTCGCCCCATTTTTCAAACTCGAATGGTTGTATTGATCCCCTAAAATCAAGTCTTTTTTATTTGTAATGGCGCTAATGGTGCCAAGATTGGCCAGATAACCGGAACTAAATACCAGAGCCGCTTCGGTTTGTTTGAGATTGGCGATCGCCTGCTCTAGATCTTGGTGGAGTTGTCGGTGGCCACTGGTGAGCCGAGAGCCTGTACTCCCCGTACCCAAAGTTTCGGTGGCTGCTATGGCGGCATCAATTAAACGGCGATCGCTCGCTAAACCCAGATAATCATTGCTGGCAAAATTCACTACGGATTGACCATTTAAGGTGACCGTTGCCCCCGATTGACCCGTGATTGTCTTCGGGTATCGATACCAGTTTGCTTTTTTGATGGTGGCTAAAGAAGTCTCTAGCCAGCCATAAATGGGATCAGGATTAGCCATTTTTACTTTGCATCCAGCCAATTTTTACCGCAGTGAATATCAACGACCAAAGGAATAGATAAAGGTACTGCTTGCTCCATTGTGGTTTTAATTTTAGAGCCTAATTCTTCCCATTCTTCTGGGGGCATCTCAAAGACTAATTCATCGTGGACTTGGAGTAGTAAACGGGCCTGATAATCCTTTAATAATTCATGAATCTGAATCATCGCTACTTTGATAATATCGGCGCTGGATCCTTGAATCGGTGCATTAGCCGCCGCCCGTAATAATTGGGCATCATTATAGGCATAATCAAGGCTATCTAAATCAATCGCTGTGGGGTCAGTCCCTTTTAATTCAATTAAACAGTTACTGATAAAGTCAAAGTTACGCCGCCGCTGCAAAATTGTACTCACGTAACCCTGGGCGATCGCCTGTTTTTTGACTAACTCTAAATATTCAAAAACTTTGGCATAGCGTTCATGGTAGCGGTCAATAAAGGCCCGCCCTTCTTCCTTAGAAACGCCAGCTTCCCGGGCAAACCGTTGGGCGCCCATCCCATAGATCACGCCAAAATTAATAATCTTACCAATGCGTCGTTCTGCAGCAGTTACCGCCTGGGGCGAGTCCCGATCAAAGATCATCTGTGCCGTGACCCGGTGGACATCTTCTCCAGCTTGAT
Coding sequences within:
- a CDS encoding P-II family nitrogen regulator translates to MKKVEAIIRPFKLDEVKIALVNAGIVGMTVSEVRGFGRQKGQTERYRGSEYTVEFLQKLKIEIVIDDDQVDAVVDKIVAAARTGEIGDGKIFISPVDQIVRIRTGEKDLEAV
- the bioF gene encoding 8-amino-7-oxononanoate synthase — encoded protein: MANPDPIYGWLETSLATIKKANWYRYPKTITGQSGATVTLNGQSVVNFASNDYLGLASDRRLIDAAIAATETLGTGSTGSRLTSGHRQLHQDLEQAIANLKQTEAALVFSSGYLANLGTISAITNKKDLILGDQYNHSSLKNGAKLSGATVLEYDHNDLDGLRQLLEAHRHNYRRCLITTDSVFSMDGDLCLLPELLAIAKEFSAMLLVDEAHGTGVLGNKGAGAVEHFHCTQQPLIQVGTLSKALGSLGGYVAGSKALIDFLRNRAPTWIYTTGLSPADTAAALAAIHILQAEPQRRQQLWENIRQLKSALGNHELVPSESAVLCFGLANPQQALTMGDRLLAAGFFAPAIRPPTVPTSRIRVSVMATHSPRQIQGFIEVFQRCFAEFSGSSQG
- a CDS encoding thioesterase family protein is translated as MAYAYQRTIHLADTDAAGVVYFARLLHICHEAYEMCLTESGMDWSGLLREGTVALPIVHSAIDFFRPIIWGDRLDIELYPEPENSSQFKISYRIFTENHDSPTESPLATALTRHVAINPSTRQRCGLPLAVETWLRNAPKIEDSKI
- a CDS encoding plastocyanin/azurin family copper-binding protein gives rise to the protein MVFNKYFVHGYKVLVLLGLMLFCLTPAAIALPVPAQQPLQEMQIHLGTASGALRFVPDQLEFVAGQRYKLLLDNPSNQKHYFTAKDFADTSWTQKVEAGKVEVKGAIHELELKPGAIAEWILIPQKTGKFELHCSVPGHAAAGMVGTIQVIAGA